Below is a window of Streptomyces sp. NBC_01429 DNA.
CGCGTCGCGGCTCACTCCCCGCAGCGCCTCCGCCGCATCGGACCGTACGTCGGCCAGCGCCTTCGCGCACCCGGGCCGTCCCGTGCAGGCGCCGACTCCGTTCCAGAGGGAGTCGGGGGTGGTGATCAGCCCGGCGGTACGGAGCCGGTCGAGGAGGCCGGCGGCGGCGGCCGGTTCCAGGCCGGGGACGATCACGCCGCGCCAGGGGGTCAGCCGTATCTCGTGCCGTGCGCTGCTCTTACAAAGCAGATGTCGCCACTGCGCCATGCTCAGCCGTCCCAGCGGCGGGTACACCGACACCGCCGCCGTCCCGTCGGGGGAGTGGACGAGACCGGGGGCCGGGGGCTCGGCGCGGACATACGCGCCCTCCGGCCCGTACCCCGCCTTCGCCGCGATCCCCGTCCCCGGCCCGTACCCCGCCTCCGCCGCGATCCCCGCCTCCGCCAGCCGCGCCGCCACCGCCCCCGGCAGTGCCCGGCCCTGCTCGGCGGGCAGCTCCGCCACCCGCCACGCGCCCGAGCCGCTCGCCGCCGCCACCGTGAGGAACGTCTCCGCCGCCAGCAGCGCGGCGCGCGGGGCGTCTTCGGCGGCGACCGGGAGCCCCAGGTGATTTGTGCCGATATGAACGGTCGCCGTGCCGTCCCGTCGTGCGAGCAACGTCACATCCGCGCCGAGGGAAGCGACATCGCCCCGGCCGTCGTCCAGCGCGAACAGGAAACGGCCCGAGAGGGCGGTCGCCGCCGGGCTCGCGCACAGCAGAGCGTCCAGCTCCCGGGCCCACAAGAAGACGTCCGCCGGGGGGACTTCGTCGAGCCCCGACAGCGGCGACGCCACGATGTTCCGTACCCGCTCGTGCTCCTGCGAGGGCAGCAGGCCCGCCCCGTGCAGCAGCTCCGCCAGCTCGCCGCCGCAGCTCGCGTCCAGCCCCCGCAGCTGGACGTTCCCCCGGGAGGTGATGTCCAGATGGCCGTCGCCCAGCCGCTCCGCCGCCGTCGCCAGGGTCTGGGCCTGACGGTACGTCAGATGTCCGGCGGGCAGCCGCAGTCGGGCCAGCCGGCCGTCGTCCGCCGCGTGCAGCCGCAGCGCCCCCGGGCAGGCGTCCCCGCGCTCGCGCACGGGCGCTGCGGCCGCACGTACCGGGGTCATGGCCTCGCGTACGGGAGCGGCCGCTTCACGTACAGCGGTCTCGACACGTACAGGAGCCGCGACGACGGCCCGCGCAGG
It encodes the following:
- the cobG gene encoding precorrin-3B synthase, whose protein sequence is MTPVRAAAAPVRERGDACPGALRLHAADDGRLARLRLPAGHLTYRQAQTLATAAERLGDGHLDITSRGNVQLRGLDASCGGELAELLHGAGLLPSQEHERVRNIVASPLSGLDEVPPADVFLWARELDALLCASPAATALSGRFLFALDDGRGDVASLGADVTLLARRDGTATVHIGTNHLGLPVAAEDAPRAALLAAETFLTVAAASGSGAWRVAELPAEQGRALPGAVAARLAEAGIAAEAGYGPGTGIAAKAGYGPEGAYVRAEPPAPGLVHSPDGTAAVSVYPPLGRLSMAQWRHLLCKSSARHEIRLTPWRGVIVPGLEPAAAAGLLDRLRTAGLITTPDSLWNGVGACTGRPGCAKALADVRSDAAEALRGVSRDALPVYWSGCARRCGHPQGDHVNVIATAGGDYTVSVTGPVSAPALAPAPVSAPIPVPVSASELAATVATARTPRATATTAKPTATAVVTR